In the genome of Xanthobacteraceae bacterium, one region contains:
- a CDS encoding lipolytic protein G-D-S-L family gives MRKKRKRARKRSPRNFLILATIAAFATGIILAVFSVPEEYVVPVVPRTSTRVEQPFKEEAKLPDPAKPDEVPADPEPKMDSADKPQEPDEPQVQTLPPRELDPQTMPRKGPAQKPRGLAQRKGIVILQIGDSHTAADFLTGELRRLLQAKYGDGGAGYMSAGRPHIGVRSSAFVIKASSGWTYESLQRTSNAAKFWLSGFNASAEEAGETLTFSSERPFNFDRIEIQALRQPKGGTIEIRLDGVLQSEVSLSGEAIEPVVIQLMPERAATDRVREITITTKGEGKVNLSSVAVHNRQFGLSYNNVGFPGATVDIVNKFDDAILDNELKRLDPQIVVLAFGTNEGFNDGLDPAVYERSYERALNKIRRALPDAKIVIVAPPDAARGPKKDPEKNAKTNGDTKDTPEKKADGEKKQAPPVAEASEKNGCNQWKTPPQLNKVREIQEIIAKRHGLVYWNWASIMPSECAADRWANASPPLLAKDRVHFTLEGYRRSAVQFLKALEPLIEQVRKANDVVSNH, from the coding sequence ATGCGGAAGAAAAGAAAACGCGCGCGGAAAAGAAGCCCGCGCAACTTTCTGATTCTCGCGACGATTGCCGCCTTCGCGACGGGCATCATCCTCGCGGTTTTTTCCGTGCCCGAAGAATATGTCGTGCCGGTCGTGCCACGCACCAGCACGCGCGTCGAACAGCCGTTCAAGGAAGAAGCAAAGCTTCCCGATCCAGCGAAACCGGACGAAGTGCCCGCCGATCCCGAACCGAAAATGGACAGCGCAGACAAACCGCAGGAACCCGACGAGCCGCAGGTGCAGACCTTGCCGCCGCGCGAACTCGATCCGCAGACCATGCCGCGCAAGGGACCGGCGCAGAAACCGCGCGGCCTCGCACAGCGCAAGGGCATCGTCATCCTGCAAATCGGAGACAGCCACACCGCGGCGGATTTCCTGACCGGCGAGCTGCGCCGCCTGTTGCAGGCGAAGTACGGCGACGGCGGCGCGGGCTACATGAGCGCGGGCCGTCCACATATCGGCGTGCGCTCGTCGGCATTCGTGATCAAGGCGTCGTCCGGCTGGACCTACGAGAGCCTGCAACGCACCAGCAACGCCGCGAAGTTCTGGCTGTCCGGTTTCAACGCCAGCGCGGAGGAGGCGGGCGAGACGCTAACCTTCTCGTCGGAGCGGCCGTTCAACTTCGACCGCATCGAGATTCAGGCCTTGCGCCAGCCGAAAGGCGGCACCATCGAAATCCGCCTCGACGGCGTATTGCAATCCGAAGTCTCGCTTTCCGGCGAGGCGATCGAGCCGGTCGTGATCCAGCTCATGCCGGAACGTGCCGCGACCGACCGCGTGCGGGAAATCACCATCACCACGAAAGGCGAGGGCAAGGTGAACCTCTCCAGCGTCGCGGTGCATAACCGGCAGTTCGGGCTTTCCTATAACAATGTCGGTTTTCCGGGTGCGACGGTCGATATCGTCAACAAGTTCGACGACGCGATTCTGGACAACGAATTGAAACGGCTTGATCCACAGATCGTGGTGCTGGCCTTCGGCACCAACGAAGGCTTCAACGATGGCCTCGACCCGGCCGTGTATGAGCGCAGCTACGAGCGCGCGCTGAATAAAATTCGCCGCGCGCTTCCGGATGCGAAAATCGTGATCGTGGCCCCGCCCGATGCTGCGCGCGGGCCGAAGAAGGACCCTGAGAAGAACGCCAAAACCAACGGCGATACGAAGGATACCCCTGAGAAGAAAGCGGACGGCGAGAAGAAGCAGGCGCCCCCGGTGGCCGAGGCCAGCGAGAAGAACGGCTGCAACCAGTGGAAGACGCCGCCGCAGCTCAACAAGGTGCGCGAAATCCAGGAGATTATTGCCAAGCGTCATGGCCTCGTTTACTGGAACTGGGCCTCGATCATGCCGTCCGAATGTGCGGCGGATCGCTGGGCCAATGCCTCGCCGCCGCTACTCGCAAAGGACCGCGTCCACTTCACGCTCGAAGGTTATCGCCGTAGCGCCGTGCAGTTCCTGAAGGCGCTGGAGCCGCTGATCGAGCAAGTCCGCAAAGCCAACGATGTTGTTTCCAACCATTGA
- a CDS encoding MBOAT family protein, translating to MLFPTIDFAVFFAVVFAVTWLLNRHNDPKKWFLVAASYLFYAAWNPNYLFILFGSSLGNYLLALWMGPLPDGRRRKALLIFGVIANLTLLGVFKYYNFFVAETVNALVKIGVQVQPRFLEIALPVAISFITFHALSYLIDVYRRELKPTKSLVDILLYISFFPHLVAGPIVRAKDFLSQTARVSDPESIRLGFSVFLILSGLFKKVIVANYLSTDFVDNAFQNPAGQSSIDLWIAMYGYALQIYCDFSAYTDIAIGIANLLGYQFPQNFNQPYRALSLQDFWRRWHITLSSWLRDYLFIPLGGSRGTSAQTYAAIMVTMLLGGLWHGASWNFVIWGALHGAMLVLERILHLTGKGSETRLPRWLAWLITFHFVCFTWIFFRSQTFGAALDYFCTMFSFGSFAATITPLVALMFVFGALTQIVSPVFRERLENWYDRAPLPVKIVVPVLVIYLIAVAAPDGVPPFIYFQF from the coding sequence ATGTTGTTTCCAACCATTGATTTTGCGGTTTTCTTCGCGGTCGTCTTCGCAGTCACCTGGCTTCTCAACCGGCATAACGATCCGAAGAAGTGGTTTCTCGTCGCCGCAAGCTACCTGTTCTACGCGGCATGGAATCCGAATTATCTTTTCATCCTGTTCGGTTCGTCGCTCGGCAACTATTTGCTGGCGCTCTGGATGGGGCCGCTTCCCGACGGCAGGCGGCGCAAGGCGCTGCTGATCTTCGGCGTCATCGCCAACCTGACGCTGCTCGGCGTTTTCAAATATTACAATTTCTTCGTGGCCGAGACGGTCAACGCACTCGTGAAAATCGGCGTACAGGTGCAGCCGAGATTTCTGGAAATCGCGCTTCCCGTTGCGATCTCGTTCATCACCTTCCACGCGCTGTCCTACCTGATCGACGTATACCGGCGCGAACTGAAGCCGACGAAATCGCTGGTCGATATTCTACTCTACATCAGCTTCTTTCCGCATCTCGTCGCCGGACCGATCGTGCGCGCAAAGGACTTTCTTTCGCAGACCGCGCGGGTTTCCGATCCGGAGAGCATCCGGCTTGGGTTCAGCGTCTTTCTGATCCTGAGCGGCCTGTTCAAGAAGGTCATCGTTGCGAATTACCTCTCGACCGATTTCGTCGATAACGCGTTCCAGAATCCGGCCGGGCAATCGAGCATCGATCTCTGGATCGCGATGTATGGCTATGCGCTGCAAATCTACTGCGACTTCAGCGCCTACACCGACATCGCCATCGGCATCGCCAATCTGCTCGGCTATCAGTTTCCGCAAAACTTCAACCAGCCATACCGTGCCTTGTCGTTGCAGGATTTCTGGAGGCGCTGGCACATCACGCTCTCAAGCTGGCTGCGCGATTATCTTTTCATTCCTCTCGGCGGAAGCCGTGGCACTAGCGCGCAAACCTATGCGGCCATCATGGTTACGATGCTGCTCGGTGGGCTGTGGCATGGGGCAAGCTGGAACTTCGTGATCTGGGGCGCGCTGCATGGCGCGATGCTGGTGCTGGAGCGCATCCTTCACCTGACCGGGAAGGGATCGGAAACACGCCTTCCGCGCTGGCTTGCATGGCTGATCACGTTCCACTTCGTCTGCTTCACCTGGATATTCTTCCGTTCGCAGACGTTCGGCGCTGCGCTCGATTATTTCTGCACGATGTTCTCGTTCGGCAGCTTCGCGGCGACGATCACGCCGCTGGTGGCGTTGATGTTCGTGTTCGGCGCGCTGACGCAGATCGTCAGCCCCGTGTTCCGCGAACGGCTGGAGAACTGGTACGACCGCGCGCCGCTGCCGGTGAAAATCGTGGTGCCGGTGCTGGTAATTTACCTGATCGCCGTAGCCGCGCCCGATGGCGTGCCGCCGTTCATCTATTTCCAGTTCTAG
- a CDS encoding alpha-keto acid decarboxylase family protein, whose amino-acid sequence MKSRKSGDVSRRQVLQVSAGLVAAANGIGAATLAATPAQAQPGPRAAMQLTDYFLRRVKALGADTLFGVPGRTCDPVFEGAVHHKVNAVLTATDLEAGYAADAYARVRENGLGVVAVTYGVGTLSLVNAIAGANVERSPVVIVNGGPSDYDLGIFKQGFMFSHCGGKVDTDLKIFSEVTAFAGRANNASEAADIIDRALTTAVRKKRPVYIEIPRNLWRANIMAPVTPAETAISPSGAEGDAAQKILAFLRGAERPAVLLGVEVQRYGAIEQTAALMKKLGIPYSTTMLAKSVIAENTPNFVGVYDSRYAPPNVMNVVEKSDRLLALGCVFGVQHLALLSSLRTKVARVFDGEVNVRNDNFKGVSFKALVEELNRASWTPNPGWSAWIGQNRLSGLSFDQRRAGMKSPPSPPSNETAMTYEEVMRSVSDFLDDSFVTITDTSLSMYPAADMDIKGAGGMFCNAVWQSIGYSVAAAVGAGVAQENRRPLVICGDGGFQMTAQSLSTMALRNIRSVVIVLDNGFYGIEQFLIDRSYFNNPASRPPSYLSLQPWKYADLARSFGINAVWEVNSVDSFKEALRGAKAAQGPAFIAVKLKRKDLPPELRA is encoded by the coding sequence ATGAAGTCCAGAAAGTCCGGCGACGTTTCGCGGCGGCAGGTATTGCAGGTATCGGCGGGGCTGGTCGCGGCCGCGAACGGCATCGGCGCAGCGACGCTGGCGGCCACGCCGGCGCAGGCGCAACCCGGTCCGCGGGCTGCAATGCAACTCACCGATTATTTCCTGCGCCGTGTGAAAGCGCTGGGCGCCGATACGTTGTTCGGGGTGCCGGGCCGCACCTGCGATCCGGTATTCGAAGGTGCCGTGCATCACAAGGTGAACGCGGTGCTGACGGCGACCGACCTTGAAGCGGGTTACGCGGCGGACGCCTATGCGAGAGTGCGCGAGAACGGCCTCGGCGTCGTTGCAGTCACCTACGGTGTCGGCACGCTCAGCCTCGTCAATGCGATTGCCGGTGCGAATGTCGAGCGCAGTCCGGTCGTGATCGTCAACGGCGGTCCCAGCGACTACGACCTCGGTATCTTCAAGCAAGGGTTCATGTTTTCCCACTGCGGTGGCAAGGTGGACACTGATCTGAAGATTTTCAGCGAAGTTACGGCCTTTGCCGGCCGCGCTAACAATGCTTCCGAGGCGGCCGATATTATCGACCGCGCGCTGACGACGGCGGTGCGCAAAAAGCGCCCGGTCTATATCGAGATCCCGCGCAACCTCTGGCGTGCGAACATCATGGCGCCGGTTACCCCGGCAGAAACGGCAATTTCACCTTCCGGCGCGGAAGGCGATGCTGCGCAGAAAATCCTCGCTTTCCTGCGCGGCGCGGAACGTCCCGCGGTGCTGCTCGGCGTTGAGGTGCAGCGCTATGGCGCCATCGAGCAAACCGCGGCGCTGATGAAGAAGCTGGGCATTCCTTATTCGACCACCATGCTGGCGAAGTCAGTGATCGCGGAGAACACGCCCAATTTTGTCGGAGTCTATGACAGCCGCTATGCGCCGCCGAACGTGATGAATGTCGTCGAGAAGTCGGATCGTTTGCTGGCGCTAGGTTGCGTGTTCGGCGTGCAGCATCTCGCGTTGTTATCGTCGTTGCGCACGAAGGTCGCGCGTGTCTTCGACGGCGAGGTGAATGTACGGAACGACAACTTCAAGGGCGTTTCGTTCAAGGCCTTGGTGGAGGAGCTTAACCGCGCAAGCTGGACGCCGAATCCGGGCTGGTCCGCATGGATCGGCCAGAACCGTCTCTCCGGCCTGTCGTTTGATCAGCGTCGTGCCGGAATGAAAAGCCCGCCTTCGCCGCCGTCGAACGAGACGGCAATGACCTACGAAGAAGTCATGCGTTCGGTCAGCGATTTTCTGGACGACAGTTTCGTCACCATCACCGACACAAGCCTCAGCATGTATCCGGCCGCCGACATGGACATCAAAGGCGCGGGCGGCATGTTCTGCAATGCCGTCTGGCAGTCGATCGGCTATTCGGTGGCGGCGGCGGTAGGGGCCGGGGTTGCACAGGAGAATCGGCGGCCGCTGGTGATTTGCGGCGACGGCGGCTTTCAGATGACCGCGCAAAGCCTCTCCACGATGGCGCTTCGTAACATCCGCTCGGTCGTGATCGTCCTCGACAACGGCTTCTATGGCATCGAGCAATTCCTGATCGACCGCTCGTATTTCAACAACCCGGCCTCGCGGCCGCCTTCCTACCTGTCGTTGCAGCCGTGGAAGTATGCCGATCTCGCGCGCTCGTTCGGCATCAACGCGGTGTGGGAAGTGAATAGTGTCGATTCCTTCAAGGAAGCGTTGCGGGGCGCGAAGGCTGCGCAGGGACCGGCCTTCATCGCGGTCAAGCTGAAGCGGAAAGACCTGCCGCCGGAGTTGCGCGCGTAG
- a CDS encoding FAD-binding oxidoreductase: protein MNRRRFLLGSVASLGLITAPAIIKRASAQETDKILGGKIRPTPDFRKLREDARFVFGDRPHRTGGVRLGQDMNFFAASGGKRFLIHNYGHGGGGITLSWGCARVVRTEHVERILEQWNQPDVQPAIAVIGCGVIGLTVAHELVKNLRPDLRARWPMLKISMYAKETKSSETVSYVAGGQFEPSGIYSEFLKDPAQKTRLFQYMRASHEWIKSLSLSPVLMANYGVAERSNYTLINHRLNGFDLGTPRDVVPAPLSGILPFEELAKRKKRGWEYKTWLLNPKIMLPKLQMDLSEAGVVRVQREFSAQQPVEKLGENIIINCTGLGAGTLFGDKAVYPRRGYLAVLDNKPEWNLDFFWSGGCGPRTSYVFGRHDDLIVGGTYEAHENACTGTPQEGCTTRIGNRMLDVVQRIFAGNTQECGV, encoded by the coding sequence ATGAACCGCCGCAGATTTTTGCTCGGCAGCGTTGCCTCGCTCGGTCTGATCACAGCGCCTGCAATCATTAAGCGCGCAAGCGCGCAGGAGACCGATAAAATTCTGGGCGGAAAAATCCGCCCCACTCCCGATTTCCGCAAACTGCGCGAAGACGCCCGCTTTGTATTCGGCGACCGCCCTCACCGCACCGGTGGCGTGCGGCTTGGGCAGGACATGAATTTCTTTGCCGCATCGGGCGGCAAACGCTTTCTCATTCACAACTACGGGCACGGCGGCGGCGGCATCACGTTGAGCTGGGGCTGCGCGAGGGTCGTTCGCACCGAGCATGTCGAGAGAATTCTGGAGCAATGGAACCAGCCGGATGTCCAGCCCGCCATCGCCGTCATCGGCTGCGGGGTGATCGGACTAACCGTCGCGCATGAACTGGTGAAGAACCTTCGTCCAGACCTGCGCGCGCGATGGCCGATGCTGAAAATCTCGATGTACGCGAAGGAAACGAAATCGAGCGAGACCGTTTCCTATGTTGCGGGTGGGCAGTTCGAGCCGTCCGGCATCTATTCAGAATTCCTGAAAGACCCGGCGCAAAAGACGCGCCTGTTTCAATATATGCGCGCCTCCCACGAGTGGATTAAAAGTCTCTCGCTGTCTCCCGTACTGATGGCAAACTACGGCGTTGCAGAGCGCTCGAACTATACGCTCATCAACCACCGCCTGAACGGGTTCGACCTCGGCACGCCGCGCGATGTAGTACCCGCACCGCTATCCGGCATCCTTCCTTTCGAAGAACTGGCGAAGCGCAAAAAGCGCGGCTGGGAATACAAGACCTGGCTGCTCAACCCGAAAATCATGCTGCCGAAACTGCAGATGGATTTATCCGAAGCAGGCGTCGTGCGGGTGCAGCGCGAGTTCTCCGCGCAGCAGCCGGTGGAGAAACTCGGCGAGAACATCATCATAAACTGTACGGGACTTGGCGCGGGCACACTGTTCGGCGACAAGGCAGTCTATCCGCGCCGCGGCTATCTCGCCGTCCTCGACAACAAGCCGGAATGGAATCTCGACTTTTTCTGGAGCGGCGGCTGCGGCCCGCGGACGTCCTATGTTTTCGGGCGGCACGACGATCTTATCGTCGGCGGCACCTACGAAGCGCATGAGAACGCCTGCACGGGAACGCCGCAGGAGGGATGCACAACCCGCATCGGCAACCGGATGCTCGATGTCGTGCAACGCATCTTCGCGGGCAACACGCAGGAATGCGGCGTCTAG
- a CDS encoding helix-turn-helix domain-containing protein — translation MKAGREKFGAFIRREREAKEIGLREMAKKIGVSPTYLSKVERDEFPPPAEDKVRKIAGIIGQDADELLALAGRVASELTDIIRERPREMADFLRAAKGLTADDMARLARQAQRAKEK, via the coding sequence ATGAAGGCCGGGAGGGAGAAATTCGGGGCGTTCATCCGCCGCGAGCGGGAGGCGAAGGAAATCGGGCTAAGGGAGATGGCGAAGAAGATCGGGGTGAGCCCGACCTATCTGTCGAAGGTGGAGCGGGACGAGTTCCCGCCGCCGGCGGAAGACAAGGTGAGGAAGATCGCGGGGATCATCGGGCAGGACGCGGACGAGCTGCTGGCGCTGGCGGGCCGGGTCGCGTCCGAGTTGACCGACATCATTCGCGAGCGCCCTCGGGAAATGGCCGATTTCCTGCGGGCGGCGAAGGGGCTGACGGCCGACGATATGGCCCGCCTTGCGCGGCAGGCGCAGAGGGCGAAGGAAAAATAG
- a CDS encoding ImmA/IrrE family metallo-endopeptidase, translating into MTLRVPYMPDDAIERDAEDLLAQYAHARGVVIKAPIPIEDIVEKHLKLRVEFDDLHRLLNVPRSGLGLDPDLFGAIWLDTGRIVIDESLDPEERPAMEGRYRFTLAHEGGGHWRLHRGLVRSDRDQEALFADVPKPTVVCRSSQAKERVEWQADFYASCLLMPRRLVHAEWQDRLGRTTPLLLSDLRPNEKVMLRAGTLIHEQGRGEIEAVDDALFESVAEPMARRFGVSRAAMRIRLEKLGLLLRAEPKQQSLKGVL; encoded by the coding sequence ATGACCCTTCGAGTTCCTTACATGCCCGACGACGCTATCGAACGCGATGCCGAAGACCTGCTCGCGCAGTACGCCCACGCGAGGGGCGTCGTGATAAAGGCGCCGATCCCGATCGAGGACATCGTCGAGAAGCACCTCAAGCTCCGTGTCGAGTTCGACGATCTGCACCGGCTGCTTAACGTTCCGCGCAGCGGGCTCGGGCTCGACCCCGACCTCTTCGGCGCGATCTGGCTCGACACCGGCAGAATCGTCATCGACGAAAGCCTCGATCCAGAGGAGCGTCCTGCCATGGAGGGCCGTTACCGCTTCACCCTTGCGCACGAGGGCGGTGGACATTGGCGGTTGCATCGCGGTCTCGTCCGGTCCGACCGCGATCAGGAGGCGCTGTTCGCCGACGTTCCGAAGCCGACCGTCGTCTGCCGCTCCAGTCAGGCCAAGGAGCGGGTGGAGTGGCAGGCGGATTTCTATGCGTCTTGCCTGCTGATGCCGCGCCGCCTGGTGCACGCGGAATGGCAGGATCGCCTCGGCCGGACCACGCCGCTTCTGTTGTCAGACCTGCGCCCAAACGAAAAAGTCATGTTGCGCGCGGGGACGTTGATTCACGAACAAGGGCGAGGCGAAATCGAGGCGGTGGACGACGCACTTTTCGAGAGCGTCGCGGAGCCAATGGCACGCCGGTTCGGTGTCTCGCGCGCGGCCATGCGTATCCGGCTCGAAAAGCTCGGGCTGCTGCTTCGAGCCGAGCCGAAGCAACAATCGTTGAAGGGCGTGTTGTGA
- a CDS encoding toprim domain-containing protein produces the protein MTAESIAKALGGRKAGAAWMARCPAHDDRTPSLSIADAGDGKVLVRCHAGCDQRDVIAALRARGAWDADARQPTRFSRKPDRPRPAEPDCDAIKRTEAALAIWRGSQSAEGTPVETYLRSRGLTVPIPPSVRFHGGLKHPWGGVWPAMVALVTHGDNGKPIGIHRTFLARDGKGKAPVDPVKMMLGPCRGGAVHLAEPHDVLMVGEGIETCLTAMQASGRPAWSALSASGLRTLDLPREVQEVIVLADGDEPGEASARDCAWRWKREGRRVRIARAPQGTDFNDLLMRPAPRIKEAAR, from the coding sequence ATGACCGCTGAAAGCATCGCCAAGGCCCTCGGCGGGCGCAAGGCCGGCGCCGCCTGGATGGCGCGTTGTCCGGCGCATGACGACCGCACGCCGAGCCTCTCGATCGCCGACGCCGGCGACGGCAAGGTGCTCGTGCGATGCCATGCCGGATGCGATCAGCGCGACGTGATCGCCGCGCTTCGCGCGCGCGGCGCCTGGGACGCGGACGCGCGACAGCCGACCCGCTTTTCCCGCAAGCCCGATCGACCGCGGCCAGCCGAACCCGATTGCGATGCCATCAAGCGAACGGAAGCGGCGCTTGCCATTTGGCGCGGCTCGCAATCGGCCGAGGGGACGCCGGTGGAGACCTATCTCCGGTCGCGTGGTCTCACCGTTCCGATTCCTCCGTCGGTCCGCTTCCATGGCGGGCTGAAGCATCCTTGGGGCGGCGTGTGGCCGGCGATGGTGGCGCTGGTGACGCACGGCGATAACGGCAAACCGATCGGCATTCACCGCACCTTCCTTGCCCGCGACGGCAAGGGAAAGGCGCCGGTCGATCCGGTGAAGATGATGCTCGGGCCGTGCCGGGGCGGCGCGGTGCATCTCGCCGAACCGCACGATGTGCTGATGGTCGGCGAAGGCATCGAGACCTGCCTCACCGCCATGCAGGCAAGCGGCCGTCCGGCATGGTCGGCGCTTTCGGCATCGGGCCTTCGCACCCTCGACCTGCCGCGCGAGGTCCAAGAGGTGATCGTGCTGGCCGATGGCGATGAACCCGGCGAAGCGTCGGCGCGGGATTGCGCTTGGCGTTGGAAGCGGGAAGGCCGGCGTGTGCGTATTGCCCGCGCGCCGCAGGGTACGGACTTCAACGATCTGCTGATGCGTCCCGCACCTCGCATCAAGGAGGCCGCGCGATGA
- a CDS encoding DEAD/DEAH box helicase family protein: MDKRSLTERDICTKFILPAVKRAGWDEMVQVREEVYFTKGRIIVRGKLVTRGKAKKADFVLYYKPNIPIALIEAKDNTHAVGHGIQQGLDYAATLDIPFVFSSNGDGFVFHDRTGRSVPIETNLGLDAFPSPADLWARYRAWKGLDAEAEQIVLQDYFDDGSGKAPRYYQVNAVNGAIEAIAKGRDRVLLVMATGTGKTYTAFQIIWRLWKAGRKKRILFLADRNVLIDQTMVNDFRPFGAAMAKLSTNAKTIERQDGTTVDLTLALDRKRRIDTAFEVYLGLYQAITGPEERQKLYREFSAGFFDLIVIDECHRGSAAEDSAWREILTHFSGATQIGLTATPKETEYVSNTDYFGEPVFTYSLKQGISDGFLAPYKVIKVHIDRDVEGYRPELGQLDRDGNEVEDRIYNTKDFDRNIVLDDRTVLTAKKITEFLKESGDRFQKTIVFCVDEEHAARMRQALVNENADLVAENARYVMRITGSDKEGQDQLGNFIDPESKYPVLVTTSRLLSTGVDAQTCQLIVLDRAVGSMTEFKQIVGRGTRVHEDTKKFFFTLIDFRGATSHFADPDFDGDPVQIYEPGEGDPITPPDDAAQGDDTIPPKPGDDETVVDQPGLPLPPGGPIRKIYVDGVGARILAERVEYLDENGKLVTESLRDFTKTALKKRFASLDDFLKRWKSAERKQAIIEELEAEGLALDAVADELGKNLDPFDLICHVAFDKKPLTRRERAENVRKRDVFTKYGPQARAVLDALLEKYRDEGVLNLDDANVLKVTPFTAMGTPLQLIKAFGGKEGFEKAVHEMQDALYQETA, from the coding sequence ATGGATAAACGGAGCCTCACCGAACGCGATATCTGCACGAAGTTCATCCTGCCGGCCGTCAAGCGCGCCGGCTGGGACGAGATGGTGCAGGTTCGGGAGGAGGTCTATTTCACCAAGGGTAGGATCATCGTGCGCGGCAAGCTGGTGACGCGCGGCAAGGCCAAGAAGGCCGACTTCGTTCTCTACTACAAGCCGAATATCCCGATCGCGCTGATCGAGGCCAAGGACAACACGCATGCGGTCGGCCACGGCATCCAGCAGGGCCTCGACTACGCCGCGACGCTGGATATCCCGTTCGTGTTTTCCTCGAACGGCGACGGCTTCGTGTTCCACGACCGCACCGGCCGGAGCGTCCCGATCGAAACCAATCTCGGGCTCGACGCCTTCCCGTCACCCGCCGATCTGTGGGCGCGCTATCGCGCCTGGAAGGGCCTCGACGCCGAAGCCGAACAGATCGTGCTTCAGGACTATTTTGACGACGGCAGCGGCAAGGCGCCGCGCTATTATCAGGTGAACGCCGTCAACGGCGCGATCGAGGCCATCGCCAAGGGCCGCGACCGCGTGCTGCTGGTGATGGCGACCGGCACCGGCAAGACCTACACCGCGTTTCAGATCATCTGGCGCCTGTGGAAGGCGGGCCGCAAGAAGCGAATCCTGTTCCTCGCCGACCGCAACGTGCTGATCGACCAGACGATGGTCAATGACTTCCGCCCGTTCGGCGCTGCGATGGCGAAGCTTTCGACAAATGCCAAGACGATCGAGCGGCAGGACGGCACCACGGTCGATCTGACGCTGGCGCTCGACCGGAAGCGGCGCATCGACACCGCCTTTGAGGTCTATCTCGGGCTCTATCAGGCGATCACCGGGCCGGAGGAGCGGCAGAAGCTCTATCGCGAGTTCTCGGCCGGCTTCTTCGACCTGATCGTGATCGACGAATGCCATCGCGGCAGCGCGGCCGAGGATTCGGCCTGGCGGGAAATCCTGACGCACTTTTCCGGCGCGACGCAGATCGGCCTCACCGCCACGCCGAAGGAAACCGAATACGTCTCCAACACCGATTATTTTGGCGAGCCGGTCTTCACCTATTCGCTGAAGCAGGGGATCAGCGACGGCTTCCTCGCGCCCTACAAGGTCATCAAGGTTCACATCGACCGCGACGTGGAAGGCTATCGCCCGGAACTCGGCCAGCTCGACCGCGACGGCAACGAGGTCGAGGACCGCATCTACAACACGAAGGATTTCGACCGGAACATCGTGCTCGATGACCGCACGGTGCTGACCGCCAAGAAGATCACCGAGTTCCTGAAGGAGAGCGGCGACCGCTTCCAGAAGACCATCGTGTTCTGCGTCGATGAGGAACACGCGGCGCGGATGCGGCAAGCGCTGGTCAACGAGAACGCCGACCTGGTCGCGGAAAACGCGCGCTATGTCATGCGCATCACCGGCAGCGACAAGGAAGGCCAGGACCAGCTCGGCAACTTCATCGACCCGGAATCGAAATATCCCGTGCTGGTGACAACCTCGCGGCTTCTCTCGACTGGCGTCGATGCGCAGACCTGCCAGCTGATCGTACTCGATCGCGCGGTAGGCTCGATGACCGAGTTCAAGCAGATCGTCGGGCGCGGCACGCGCGTCCACGAAGACACCAAGAAGTTCTTCTTCACGCTGATCGACTTTCGCGGCGCGACCAGCCATTTCGCCGACCCGGATTTCGACGGCGATCCGGTGCAGATTTACGAGCCGGGCGAAGGCGACCCGATCACGCCGCCCGACGACGCGGCGCAGGGCGACGACACCATCCCGCCGAAACCCGGCGACGACGAAACGGTGGTCGATCAGCCGGGCCTGCCGCTGCCGCCCGGTGGCCCGATCCGAAAGATTTATGTCGATGGCGTCGGCGCCCGCATCCTCGCCGAGCGCGTCGAATATCTCGACGAGAACGGCAAGCTCGTCACCGAATCCCTGCGCGACTTCACCAAGACGGCGCTGAAGAAGCGCTTCGCCAGCCTGGACGATTTCCTCAAGCGCTGGAAATCGGCGGAGCGCAAGCAGGCGATCATCGAGGAACTGGAAGCCGAGGGCCTGGCGCTCGACGCCGTGGCGGACGAACTCGGCAAGAACCTTGATCCCTTCGATCTGATTTGCCACGTCGCCTTCGACAAGAAGCCGCTCACCCGTCGCGAGCGGGCCGAGAACGTCAGGAAGCGCGACGTGTTCACCAAATACGGGCCGCAAGCCCGCGCCGTGCTCGATGCGCTGCTGGAGAAGTATCGCGACGAGGGCGTGCTCAATCTCGACGACGCCAACGTGCTGAAGGTGACGCCCTTCACCGCCATGGGCACGCCCTTGCAACTCATCAAGGCGTTCGGCGGCAAGGAGGGTTTCGAAAAGGCCGTCCACGAGATGCAGGACGCGCTCTATCAGGAGACCGCTTGA